Genomic window (bacterium):
AAGACAAAATACCCTCCTGCATTCTTGCCCCGCCTGACGAGGATATTATAATCACAGGGAATTTTTTCTTGATGGCCCGATCAATCGCGCGAAATATTTTTTCCCCCACTACAGAAGCCATACTCCCGCCCATAAAGTCAAACGTTAAAACACAAATAACCGCATCCTGTCCATTAATTTTACCCTCGCCCGACACAAGAGCTTCTTCCAAACCGGTTTCTTCTTTTGCGCTTTTTAAACGGTCGTCATATCTTTTCAGGTCTTTAAAATTTAAAGGGTCGTCCGATTTAATGTTTTTGTCATATTCAATAAATGTATTTTCATCAACAATTAAATTTATCCGTTCCTGCACAGTTAATTTAAAGTGATACTGGCATAAAGGGCAAACACGATAACTATTTTCAAGTTCTTTACCGTAAATAATTTCCTGGCACCCATTACACTTTACCCAAAGCCCTTTTGGAATACCCTTCTTTTTCTCTTTTGGTTTTTCTTCTATTTTCTTTTTAAACCAGGCCATTTTTCGCTTCGCTCCTAAAAGTCATAAGTGGCAAGTTTTAAGTTATAAGTTAAAAACAAAAATATCCCTTTACACATTACACGTTATATTTCTAACTCCATCCCTTCTCGCGCCAATTCTATATCTTTAAATTCTTTCTTTGCGGCTTTTTCAATCTCTGATAATTTTTCGTCCGAATGATCTAAATCATGATGAAAAAGAACCAGTTTTTTGACACATGCCTCATTTGCCAACATAATTCCGTGTTTCCATGTACTGTGGCCCCATCCTTTTTTATTAACATATTCCTCGGGCGTGTAAGTGGCATCATAAATCAGGACATCAGCACCCTTTATAAAACCGGTAAGCATATTATCCGGTTTATTTTCACTTATCGGTTCAGTATCAGTCACATAGACAACAGATATTTTTTTTAAATTAAATCTATAAGCTAATCCCCCGCCGGGGTGATTCAACCTTTCAGTAGAAATATTAATATCAGTTAATTTAATAATTTCACCAGGCTCAATCTCCCTGAAATCCAGGGCCGCGCTTAATCTATTCAAAGACAGCGGGAAAAACGGGGCAGAGATTAAATGATTAATAATTTCCTTTAAAGAATCATTCTTTTGTTTTGGTCCATAAATAGTAAATCTGTTTTTGTTTTCCCCTCTTGTGAAAAATGGGGCAAAAAAAGGAAAACCTAATATATGGTCCAGATGATAATGACTTAAAAATAAATACCCTGTACCATTTCCATTGCAAAATCCCCTGTCCATTAATTTTTGTCCCAATGCCTTAATGCCGCTGCCTGCATCTATAATTACAGTCTCGTCTTTTTTACCGGTATCAATCTCAATGCAAGATGTATTCCCGCCATATACAAGAGTTTCTTTTCCCGTTATAGGCAGGGAGCCCCTGACCCCCCAAAATTTCAGGCGCATTGCTTCTCCTTTGCTGAAACAACCAGTGTTTTTACAAATTCTGCCGTTTTTTTTATAATATCTTTTTTATCCCGCCCTTCCTCAATTTTCTTAACAACCGCGCTTCCGACAATTACTCCGTCGCTGTATTTTAAAATTTCTTTTACCTGCTGTTTCGTTGAAACACCAAATCCAACACATACCGGCTTATTTGTCCATTTTCTTATTTTGTTGACAAATGGGCCGACCTCATCGGCAAGATTTTCCCTTGCACCGGTAACACCTGTAAGAGAGACATAATAAATAAATCCTTTGCTCATAAAGGAAATTTTTTTGATCCTTTGTATTGAACTCGTGGGTGTAATTAAAAAAATAAGGTCTATTCCATTTTGCCCGGCTAAATCAGCCATTTCTTTACTTTCTTCCAGCGGCAGGTCGGGTATAATTAAACCATCCACACCTTTTATTTTTGCATCTTGAAAAAATTTTGAAATTCCATAATGGTAAATAGGATTTAAATAACTCATTAGAATAACAGGAATTTCCACTCGTCTTCGTATATTCGAAACCAAATGCAGTATCCCTGGCAATGTCGTCCCGCTTTTTAAAGCCCTAAGCCCCGCCGCCTGGATTGTCGGGCCATCAGCTAAAGGATCGGAGAAGGGAACCCCCAATTCAATTAAATCCACACCTTGTTTTTCCAGCTCAATAATTAAACCTTCAGTAGTATGCAAATCAGGGGTGCCAGCCATGATATATGTAATTAAAGCCTTTTCCCCGTTTTCTTTTAGATTGTGAAATTTTTCCTCAATTCTGCCCATTAATTTTTCCTTTTATATAATCCTGCACAATACCTATATCTTTGTCTCCGCGTCCCGAAAGATTTATAACGATCATTTCTTTCTTTTCCAATTTTGGTGCCAGTTTTACAGCATAAGCCACCGCGTGGCTACTTTCTAACGCTGGAATGATTCCCTCTATTTCACATAAAAGTTTAAACGCGTTAAAAGCCTCTTTGTCCGTTACAGATACATATTCCGCTCTCGCGGTTTTCTTATAAAAACTGTGTTCAGGCCCGACTCCCGGATAATCCAAACCGGCGGAAATAGAATGTGTCGATAAAACCTGTCCGTCTTCATCCTGCAGCAAAAAGCTTTTACTGCCGTGCAATATTCCGACAGAACCTCTGCAAAGCGAAGCTGCATGCCTTCCGGAATTTAACCCTAAACCGCCGGCCTCAACACCTATAAATTTGGAATTTGTTTTATAAAAAGGATAAAACAACCCCATTGCATTACTGCCGCCGCCGACACATGCGATTAAATAATCAGGAAGTTTTCCTTTTTCCAGCATACTTTGCTTTTTTACTTCTTTGCCGATAACGGCCTGAAAATCACGTACCATCATCGGGTATGGATGGGGTCCTGCTGTTGAACCGATTAGATAATAAGTGGTTCTGACATTTGTAACCCAGTCCCTTATCGCCTCATTCATCGCATCTTTTAATGTCCTTGTCCCGGATTTTACCTCGCGCACCTCGGCCCCTAACAATTTCATCCTGAAAACATTTAATGACTGTCTCCTGACATCCTCCTCACCCATATAAACAACACATTCCAGCCCAAACATCGCACAAACTGTTGCTGTTGCAACACCGTGCTGCCCCGCCCCTGTTTCGGCGATAATCCTTGATTTTTTCATTCTTCTGGCCAGAAGGATCTGCCCAAGGGTATTGTTTATCTTATGCGCTCCTGTATGAAGCAAATCCTCCCTTTTTAAATAAATCTTTGCGCCCCCCAGGTTTTCTGTCAACCTTTTTGCAAAATAAAGCGGGGTTGGACGGCCCGCGTATGTTTTTAAATAATAGTCAAGCTCACCGATAAAATTTTTATCTTTTTTTGCATTTTTATAAGAACACACTAATTCTTCCAGGGCAGTCATTAATGTCTCAGGAACAAATTGCCCCCCGAATTCCCCAAAATGTCCTTTTTTATCCGGCAACATCATGTCGTTTTCACTCCATTGCAAAATATAAATTGCAAAATGTAACAGTTTAAATATTTGAAGAAAACCGCCTCACTGCTTCAATAAACGCTTTTATCTTCTTATGGTCCTTCACCCCGGGCGAACTTTCCACCCCGCTCGAGACATCGACACCGTAAGGTAAATATTTCCTGACAGCTTCACCTGCATTATCCGGGTTTAACCCGCCTGCCAAAATTAATCTTCTATTTTTGACATTTTCAATTAATTTCCAGTCAAATGATTCCCCTGTCCCCCCTAATTTACTCCTATTAAAACTATCCAGCAAATATGCTGAAACATTATACTTGTCCAAATCTTTCAAATCATCACTATTTGAAATCCTGAATGCTTTTATTATCCGTTTATTAAAACCTTCGCAAAATTCATTTGATTCGTCCCCGTGAAATTGAAGAACGTCTAAAGGACAAAATTCAGTTATATCATTAATTTCTTGCATGGACTGGTTGGCAAACAATCCAACTGCAGTTATAAAAGGAGGTAACCGGCGTACGATTTCCCTGCATTTATGTTTATCCGTTTTCCTCGGGCTTTTCGCAAAAACAAAACCAACTGCGTCTGCGCCGTAATTCACACAGGCAAGCGCATCTTCCAAGCTTGTAATTCCGCATATTTTTATTCTTATCAATAATATTTCCCTGCCGCTTAAAGATTATAATAAGTTAGGCAAAATTTAATTTCAAGGTTTCTTTTTGCGTCTATTCATGCCATAGGCAGATCCGCCTTTGGCGGAAAAAACGCTTTTTGTTA
Coding sequences:
- the accD gene encoding acetyl-CoA carboxylase, carboxyltransferase subunit beta, with translation MAWFKKKIEEKPKEKKKGIPKGLWVKCNGCQEIIYGKELENSYRVCPLCQYHFKLTVQERINLIVDENTFIEYDKNIKSDDPLNFKDLKRYDDRLKSAKEETGLEEALVSGEGKINGQDAVICVLTFDFMGGSMASVVGEKIFRAIDRAIKKKFPVIIISSSGGARMQEGILSLMQMAKTTAALAKLATEKLPYISVLTDPTTGGVTASFASIGDIIISEPKALIGFTGARVIEQTIGQKLPEGFQRAEFLLEHGMIDMVVERKEMKKTLAQILDFFKKRQ
- a CDS encoding MBL fold metallo-hydrolase, which codes for MRLKFWGVRGSLPITGKETLVYGGNTSCIEIDTGKKDETVIIDAGSGIKALGQKLMDRGFCNGNGTGYLFLSHYHLDHILGFPFFAPFFTRGENKNRFTIYGPKQKNDSLKEIINHLISAPFFPLSLNRLSAALDFREIEPGEIIKLTDINISTERLNHPGGGLAYRFNLKKISVVYVTDTEPISENKPDNMLTGFIKGADVLIYDATYTPEEYVNKKGWGHSTWKHGIMLANEACVKKLVLFHHDLDHSDEKLSEIEKAAKKEFKDIELAREGMELEI
- the trpA gene encoding tryptophan synthase subunit alpha, giving the protein MGRIEEKFHNLKENGEKALITYIMAGTPDLHTTEGLIIELEKQGVDLIELGVPFSDPLADGPTIQAAGLRALKSGTTLPGILHLVSNIRRRVEIPVILMSYLNPIYHYGISKFFQDAKIKGVDGLIIPDLPLEESKEMADLAGQNGIDLIFLITPTSSIQRIKKISFMSKGFIYYVSLTGVTGARENLADEVGPFVNKIRKWTNKPVCVGFGVSTKQQVKEILKYSDGVIVGSAVVKKIEEGRDKKDIIKKTAEFVKTLVVSAKEKQCA
- the trpB gene encoding tryptophan synthase subunit beta yields the protein MMLPDKKGHFGEFGGQFVPETLMTALEELVCSYKNAKKDKNFIGELDYYLKTYAGRPTPLYFAKRLTENLGGAKIYLKREDLLHTGAHKINNTLGQILLARRMKKSRIIAETGAGQHGVATATVCAMFGLECVVYMGEEDVRRQSLNVFRMKLLGAEVREVKSGTRTLKDAMNEAIRDWVTNVRTTYYLIGSTAGPHPYPMMVRDFQAVIGKEVKKQSMLEKGKLPDYLIACVGGGSNAMGLFYPFYKTNSKFIGVEAGGLGLNSGRHAASLCRGSVGILHGSKSFLLQDEDGQVLSTHSISAGLDYPGVGPEHSFYKKTARAEYVSVTDKEAFNAFKLLCEIEGIIPALESSHAVAYAVKLAPKLEKKEMIVINLSGRGDKDIGIVQDYIKGKINGQN
- a CDS encoding phosphoribosylanthranilate isomerase; its protein translation is MLLIRIKICGITSLEDALACVNYGADAVGFVFAKSPRKTDKHKCREIVRRLPPFITAVGLFANQSMQEINDITEFCPLDVLQFHGDESNEFCEGFNKRIIKAFRISNSDDLKDLDKYNVSAYLLDSFNRSKLGGTGESFDWKLIENVKNRRLILAGGLNPDNAGEAVRKYLPYGVDVSSGVESSPGVKDHKKIKAFIEAVRRFSSNI